The Candidatus Hydrogenedentota bacterium genome has a segment encoding these proteins:
- a CDS encoding MBOAT family protein translates to MVFSSIVFLFLFLPIVATAYFLVPRSARNVLLLAASLFFYAWGETTFVFVMLLSIALNYGFGLWIGWTQGTARARLPLVLAVLVNLELLALYKYSTFFIDNLNVAIGWFGGAPILLEGRHLPAGISFFTFQAMSYIIDVYRNEARPQKNPLNLALYIALFPQLIAGPIVRYQQIAEEILSRESRLNDVAEGIKRFIIGLAKKVLIANTAAAGADLVFDLPAHELTTPLAWFGIACYTIQIYFDFSGYSDMAIGLGRIFGFHFLENFQWPYAARSIQDFWRRWHISLSSWFRDYVYIPLGGNRGSRGRTAFNLVAVFFLCGLWHGAAWNFAIWGLFHGAFLVLERGRFGTWLGARPRSLQHGYTLLVVMAGWVLFRVESLAEAGVFFSALAGFAEGSSAVRPLAMYCTPDRVLALAVGGVAAMPVLPSLREWLARRDRGRGLVEWGSFAGHVALLYACAVTLSAQTYNPFIYFRF, encoded by the coding sequence GTGGTATTCAGTTCCATCGTCTTCCTGTTTCTCTTCCTCCCCATCGTGGCCACAGCCTACTTCCTTGTTCCCCGAAGCGCGCGCAATGTGCTGCTCCTCGCCGCGAGCCTGTTTTTCTACGCCTGGGGTGAGACCACCTTCGTCTTTGTAATGCTGCTTTCCATCGCGCTGAACTACGGCTTCGGCCTGTGGATCGGCTGGACGCAAGGTACCGCACGCGCGCGGTTGCCGCTGGTGCTGGCTGTGCTGGTGAACCTGGAGCTGCTGGCGCTTTACAAATACAGCACCTTCTTCATCGATAATCTGAACGTGGCCATCGGCTGGTTTGGCGGCGCGCCGATCCTGCTGGAAGGACGACACCTTCCCGCTGGCATTTCTTTCTTCACCTTTCAGGCCATGTCCTACATCATCGACGTCTACCGGAACGAAGCGCGGCCCCAGAAAAACCCGCTGAACCTCGCGCTCTATATCGCGCTGTTTCCCCAGCTCATCGCCGGGCCCATTGTGCGCTACCAACAGATCGCGGAAGAGATTCTATCGCGGGAATCGCGGCTAAACGACGTGGCCGAGGGCATCAAGCGTTTTATCATCGGCCTGGCGAAGAAGGTGCTGATCGCAAACACGGCGGCGGCGGGCGCGGATCTTGTGTTTGACCTGCCCGCCCATGAACTGACCACGCCCCTCGCCTGGTTTGGCATTGCCTGCTATACCATACAGATTTACTTCGATTTCTCTGGCTATTCCGACATGGCTATCGGTCTGGGGCGCATCTTTGGCTTTCACTTTCTGGAGAACTTCCAGTGGCCCTATGCTGCACGATCGATCCAGGATTTCTGGCGGCGCTGGCATATCTCCCTGTCAAGCTGGTTCCGCGACTATGTGTACATTCCCCTCGGCGGTAATCGGGGCAGTCGCGGGCGCACGGCCTTCAACCTCGTGGCCGTTTTCTTCCTCTGTGGCCTGTGGCACGGCGCCGCGTGGAACTTCGCCATCTGGGGTCTGTTTCACGGCGCCTTTCTGGTGCTGGAGCGCGGGCGTTTTGGCACGTGGCTGGGCGCACGGCCACGCTCTCTGCAACACGGCTATACGCTTCTCGTCGTGATGGCGGGCTGGGTCCTCTTTCGCGTAGAAAGCCTGGCAGAGGCGGGCGTCTTTTTCAGCGCACTCGCGGGCTTCGCCGAAGGCAGCAGCGCGGTGCGGCCCCTGGCCATGTATTGCACGCCCGATCGCGTGCTGGCGCTCGCCGTGGGGGGCGTAGCGGCAATGCCGGTGCTTCCGTCCCTGCGCGAGTGGCTGGCGCGGCGGGATCGTGGAAGGGGGTTGGTGGAGTGGGGTTCATTCGCGGGCCATGTGGCCCTGCTCTATGCCTGCGCGGTGACGCTCTCCGCGCAAACCTACAACCCGTTCATCTATTTCAGGTTTTGA
- a CDS encoding ATP-dependent Clp protease proteolytic subunit — MTDIWHDDEDDAKKKDEKGGEGIMQKMLKSRTILVSGTVDQELAEKVIGQLIILNTDSHDPIKVIITSPGGHVDSGYAIHDVMRCIESPVYTIGAGWVASIAVPILFGGDKGKRFSLPNTRYLLHQPSGGAGGQASDIRIEAQEILKIRQRINQLIAGETGQPVEKIAKDSDRNFWMNADEALAYGLVTKIVTKLTEVV, encoded by the coding sequence ATGACCGACATCTGGCACGACGACGAAGACGATGCGAAGAAGAAAGACGAAAAGGGTGGTGAGGGCATCATGCAGAAAATGCTGAAGTCCCGCACTATTCTCGTTTCCGGTACGGTGGACCAGGAACTGGCGGAGAAGGTCATCGGCCAGCTCATCATCCTGAACACCGACTCCCACGACCCGATTAAGGTTATCATTACCTCGCCCGGCGGGCACGTGGATTCCGGCTACGCCATTCACGACGTCATGCGATGCATCGAGTCGCCCGTCTACACCATCGGCGCGGGCTGGGTCGCCAGTATCGCGGTGCCGATTCTTTTTGGCGGCGACAAGGGCAAGCGCTTCTCCCTTCCGAACACACGCTACCTCCTGCACCAGCCCAGCGGCGGCGCGGGCGGCCAGGCTTCCGATATCCGCATCGAGGCGCAGGAGATTCTCAAGATCCGCCAGCGCATCAATCAGTTGATCGCCGGCGAAACCGGCCAGCCCGTTGAAAAGATTGCCAAGGACAGCGACCGCAACTTCTGGATGAATGCGGACGAGGCGCTGGCCTACGGTCTCGTGACGAAAATCGTTACAAAACTGACGGAAGTCGTCTGA
- a CDS encoding sialate O-acetylesterase — MRPNLFLQREHIAMMKMTAYCAGIIAAGLALAAGAEVRMPALFSDNMVLQQGSVLPVWGWAGDGEEITVKLLDQEVTATAAAGKWRVLLEAVPPGGPHEMIIRGENEITIKNILVGENWICGGQSNMAWPVEKSSTSAEAIAGANFPQIRLFQVEIAGADTPQEDVKAQWVECSPETVAKFSAVGYFFGQGLHGHLNTPVGLIQSCLGGTNASSWLPREVLAATPEFADILAEYDKALAEYPEKKAAWDTAMAEHKAKLEKAKADGVELSAQELRAPAEPMGPQHVKRPGALFNAMIAPLQPYAVKGAIWYQGEANAKSVASAEQYKLLFPAVINEWRKGWGQPRFPFLFVQLAAYSDNPAWPVLRDAQTAALALPDTAMAVTIDVGQKDDIHPTDKATVGKRLLAAARNAAYSEDVESTGPLFLELEKREGLAIVYFRNVSEGLKSSAKPLTGFEVAGEDGVFVPANAAIAGQTVIVRSERVAKPVHVRYGWQAFPDPPCTLYNGSGLPAVPFRTDELPVADAAPK, encoded by the coding sequence ATGCGACCAAACCTTTTTCTTCAACGGGAGCACATCGCCATGATGAAAATGACCGCTTACTGCGCCGGGATTATCGCCGCAGGCCTTGCACTCGCCGCCGGGGCCGAAGTTCGCATGCCCGCGCTTTTTTCCGACAACATGGTCCTGCAGCAGGGCAGCGTCCTGCCCGTGTGGGGCTGGGCCGGGGACGGTGAAGAAATCACCGTCAAATTGCTGGATCAGGAAGTGACCGCCACGGCCGCCGCAGGCAAATGGAGGGTCCTACTGGAAGCGGTGCCGCCGGGCGGTCCCCACGAGATGATCATCCGGGGCGAAAACGAAATTACGATCAAGAACATTCTGGTGGGCGAAAACTGGATCTGCGGCGGCCAGTCCAACATGGCATGGCCGGTGGAAAAGTCTTCGACCTCGGCGGAAGCGATTGCGGGGGCAAATTTCCCCCAGATTCGTCTGTTTCAGGTGGAGATCGCCGGGGCCGACACCCCCCAGGAGGATGTGAAAGCCCAATGGGTGGAATGCTCGCCCGAAACGGTGGCGAAGTTTTCCGCGGTGGGCTATTTCTTCGGCCAGGGTCTCCACGGCCACCTGAATACACCGGTGGGCCTCATCCAGTCCTGCCTCGGCGGCACCAATGCCTCATCCTGGCTGCCCAGGGAGGTACTGGCGGCGACCCCGGAATTTGCCGATATCCTCGCCGAGTATGACAAGGCCCTTGCCGAGTATCCCGAGAAAAAAGCGGCCTGGGACACCGCCATGGCGGAGCACAAAGCCAAACTGGAGAAGGCGAAGGCGGATGGTGTTGAACTGAGTGCCCAGGAGCTCCGGGCGCCTGCCGAGCCCATGGGCCCCCAGCACGTGAAGCGGCCTGGCGCCTTGTTCAACGCCATGATCGCGCCGCTCCAGCCCTATGCGGTAAAGGGAGCCATCTGGTACCAGGGCGAGGCCAATGCCAAATCCGTGGCCTCGGCGGAGCAGTACAAGTTGCTCTTTCCCGCCGTCATCAACGAATGGCGCAAGGGCTGGGGACAACCCCGATTCCCCTTCCTCTTCGTCCAGCTTGCCGCCTATTCGGACAATCCCGCGTGGCCCGTGCTGCGCGACGCCCAGACCGCCGCGCTGGCCCTGCCCGACACGGCCATGGCGGTAACCATCGACGTGGGCCAGAAAGACGATATCCACCCGACCGACAAAGCCACCGTGGGAAAACGACTGTTGGCGGCGGCGCGCAATGCGGCCTACAGCGAGGATGTTGAATCCACCGGCCCCCTCTTCCTCGAGCTGGAGAAGCGCGAGGGCCTTGCCATTGTGTACTTCCGAAACGTGTCCGAAGGTTTGAAAAGCAGCGCCAAGCCGCTCACAGGCTTTGAAGTCGCCGGCGAGGACGGCGTGTTCGTCCCGGCGAACGCCGCCATTGCTGGTCAGACAGTAATCGTGCGGTCTGAGCGTGTGGCAAAGCCGGTTCACGTGCGCTACGGATGGCAGGCCTTCCCCGACCCGCCCTGCACGCTCTACAACGGCTCGGGACTGCCAGCGGTACCCTTCCGAACGGACGAACTGCCGGTGGCGGACGCCGCGCCGAAGTGA
- a CDS encoding glycosyltransferase family 2 protein yields MKTLVSVVVPLYNEQDNVAPLAEKILDAFAPLSEYDLECILVNDGSTDQTGDRLAEAQLQDPRVRPLTLVRNSGQSAAVVAGMRHARGEFILTLDGDLQNDPADFPRFLELLKEFDCVCGYRANRNDTWVRRVSSRVANAVRNAVLHDGIRDSGCGSKGFRRHCVQHLVAFNGVHRFLAVFMRAQGFSIVECPVLHHPRHSGVSKYGINNRLWRGLYDLVGVAWLAKRQVVFEVRVPDSAGTAAPRDSE; encoded by the coding sequence ATGAAAACGCTCGTCAGCGTCGTAGTACCTCTATACAATGAACAAGATAATGTCGCGCCTCTCGCGGAGAAAATCCTCGACGCCTTTGCGCCCCTGAGCGAATATGACCTGGAGTGCATCCTCGTAAACGACGGCAGTACCGACCAGACCGGCGACCGGCTGGCTGAGGCGCAGCTTCAGGATCCGCGCGTAAGGCCGTTGACCCTGGTTCGCAATTCGGGTCAGTCCGCGGCGGTGGTTGCGGGCATGCGCCATGCCAGAGGCGAGTTTATCCTGACCCTCGACGGCGACCTGCAAAATGATCCGGCCGATTTTCCACGCTTCCTGGAGTTGCTGAAAGAATTTGACTGCGTCTGCGGTTACCGGGCCAATCGCAACGACACGTGGGTGCGGCGTGTATCAAGCCGCGTGGCCAATGCGGTTCGCAATGCCGTGCTGCACGATGGTATTCGGGATTCTGGTTGCGGCAGCAAGGGCTTCCGCCGCCACTGTGTTCAGCATCTCGTTGCGTTCAATGGTGTCCATCGTTTTCTTGCAGTCTTCATGCGAGCCCAGGGCTTTTCCATCGTGGAGTGCCCGGTGCTGCACCATCCCCGTCACTCAGGGGTCTCCAAGTACGGCATCAACAACCGGCTGTGGCGCGGATTGTATGATCTCGTAGGCGTCGCGTGGCTTGCGAAGCGGCAGGTCGTCTTTGAAGTTCGGGTACCAGACAGCGCAGGGACAGCGGCGCCACGCGACTCAGAATAG
- a CDS encoding CehA/McbA family metallohydrolase codes for MISYLNNFSRGVRPAAVLAFSVLVLVGCKTTGPRAALEEPVETLDIIPNVPVQPIMAASLRLDEALRYLGSGLSEADSARLKALSEKEHTPAVAEEIQSILDPYCLAAVNINPEARVKVMRGPADADLQQGGWKSFLIKVHNESGTRAPIEWESPNAEPRLHVSTGRPEPKPENLLSPGEAANRYLELSFYESRPLTTALSGIPVEYKVLQVYTDEVGPREAKLGFHVGQGSQDVGYRNAVTVFFDCKPSVKVQLQVKDHDGGPAMASFIIRDNVQRLVDASEKPALPNDYRQSKALNEPWARPGLSAQPLVGVYPLPSRRVTTESDYPDFFFHPQVYRADGEHVYLPPGTYDVTWTRGPEYLAHSRTITVPEGVKEHTETFQLERWISMKEKGFFSADHHVHAGGCSHYESPEAGVRPEAMLRQAQGEDLDVSCVLTWGPCWYHQKTFFEGEVHKLSTPENIMRYDVEVSGFPSSHAGHLCLLRLKEDDYPGTTLIEEWPSWTLPVLKWGKEQGGIVGYSHSGWGLAPQTPTEEIPNYVMAKFDGIGANEYIVTATHDAVDFISAGDTPLHMELNIWYHVLNSGFRTAISGETDFPCIFDDRIGMARSYTRLGEKLDFDSFVEKIKEGANYVSDGRAHLYNFKVEGNELGANKNEVHLAAPRDVTVTATAAAWLPEAQDDAGKKIAEGGFMGRPYWHVEKARIPGTRKVAVELIVNGYAVQKQEIVADGREHELKFTQAVHHSSWIALRVTAAAHTNPIYTLVGDKPIRASRRSAEWCRAAVDQCWKMKEAQIRKDDMAAAVAAYDYARRAYDVAIAESVDDRPPAPRN; via the coding sequence ATGATTTCATACCTGAACAACTTCAGTCGCGGTGTTCGTCCGGCGGCGGTGCTGGCCTTCTCGGTGCTGGTGCTGGTTGGCTGCAAGACCACGGGACCTCGCGCGGCGCTCGAAGAGCCGGTAGAGACGCTGGACATTATCCCGAACGTCCCGGTCCAGCCCATCATGGCCGCGAGTCTGCGCCTGGACGAAGCCCTGCGTTACCTCGGCAGCGGACTGAGTGAGGCCGATTCCGCTCGTCTCAAGGCGCTGTCGGAGAAAGAGCACACACCCGCCGTGGCCGAAGAGATTCAGTCGATACTTGATCCCTACTGCCTCGCCGCGGTCAATATCAATCCCGAAGCGCGGGTGAAAGTCATGCGGGGTCCGGCGGATGCCGACCTGCAACAGGGCGGCTGGAAGAGCTTCCTGATCAAAGTGCACAACGAGTCCGGCACCCGCGCGCCCATCGAATGGGAGTCTCCGAACGCCGAGCCGAGGCTCCATGTTTCCACGGGAAGACCGGAGCCGAAGCCGGAGAATCTTCTTTCGCCCGGAGAGGCGGCGAACCGCTATCTGGAGCTGAGTTTTTATGAGAGCCGCCCCTTGACGACCGCGCTTTCGGGGATTCCTGTGGAGTACAAGGTGCTCCAGGTGTACACCGATGAGGTGGGTCCCCGGGAGGCCAAGCTGGGCTTCCATGTGGGCCAGGGCTCGCAGGATGTGGGCTACCGCAATGCCGTGACGGTGTTTTTTGACTGCAAGCCTTCGGTCAAGGTCCAGCTTCAAGTAAAGGATCACGATGGCGGCCCGGCCATGGCGTCCTTCATCATCCGGGACAACGTCCAGCGGCTGGTGGATGCTTCGGAGAAGCCGGCCCTGCCCAATGACTATCGCCAGAGCAAGGCGCTTAATGAACCGTGGGCCCGCCCGGGCCTTTCGGCCCAGCCTCTGGTCGGTGTTTATCCTCTGCCGTCCCGTCGGGTAACAACGGAGAGCGACTATCCGGACTTCTTTTTCCATCCCCAGGTGTATCGCGCGGACGGAGAGCACGTGTATCTTCCGCCGGGGACCTACGACGTCACTTGGACGCGCGGTCCAGAGTACCTGGCCCACTCGCGCACCATTACCGTGCCCGAAGGTGTGAAGGAGCACACGGAGACCTTCCAGTTGGAGCGCTGGATCAGCATGAAGGAGAAAGGCTTCTTCAGCGCGGATCACCATGTCCATGCGGGCGGCTGCAGCCACTATGAGAGCCCCGAAGCGGGGGTCCGCCCCGAGGCCATGCTGCGCCAGGCCCAGGGCGAGGATCTGGATGTGTCCTGCGTGCTTACCTGGGGGCCCTGCTGGTATCACCAGAAGACCTTCTTCGAAGGCGAGGTCCATAAGCTTTCCACCCCGGAAAACATCATGCGTTACGATGTGGAAGTTTCAGGGTTTCCTTCCAGTCACGCCGGGCACCTCTGCCTGCTTCGCCTCAAAGAAGATGATTATCCGGGCACGACGCTGATAGAGGAATGGCCGAGCTGGACCCTTCCCGTGCTCAAGTGGGGCAAGGAACAGGGCGGTATCGTGGGCTATTCCCACAGTGGCTGGGGCTTGGCTCCCCAAACACCCACCGAGGAAATCCCCAACTATGTCATGGCGAAGTTTGACGGCATCGGTGCGAATGAGTACATCGTTACGGCGACCCACGACGCCGTCGATTTCATCTCCGCGGGCGACACGCCCCTCCACATGGAGTTGAATATCTGGTACCACGTGCTCAATAGCGGCTTCCGCACCGCGATCAGCGGTGAAACGGATTTCCCCTGCATTTTTGATGACCGTATCGGCATGGCCCGGAGCTACACGCGGCTCGGCGAGAAGCTGGATTTCGACAGTTTCGTGGAAAAGATTAAAGAGGGCGCCAACTATGTTTCCGACGGGCGCGCCCACCTCTACAACTTCAAGGTGGAGGGGAATGAGTTGGGTGCCAATAAGAACGAGGTGCACCTGGCGGCACCGCGGGATGTTACGGTGACGGCCACGGCGGCCGCCTGGCTGCCCGAGGCGCAGGATGACGCTGGCAAGAAGATCGCCGAGGGCGGGTTTATGGGGCGTCCCTACTGGCACGTGGAGAAGGCCCGCATCCCCGGGACGCGCAAGGTGGCGGTGGAGCTCATTGTGAACGGTTACGCGGTGCAAAAGCAGGAGATCGTAGCGGACGGCCGGGAGCACGAATTGAAGTTTACCCAGGCCGTGCACCACTCAAGCTGGATCGCGCTCCGCGTGACGGCGGCCGCCCACACCAACCCCATTTACACCCTCGTGGGCGACAAGCCCATCCGCGCATCGCGCCGCAGCGCGGAGTGGTGCCGCGCCGCCGTGGATCAGTGCTGGAAGATGAAGGAGGCGCAGATTCGCAAGGACGATATGGCGGCCGCCGTGGCCGCGTATGACTACGCCCGCCGCGCCTATGATGTGGCCATCGCGGAATCGGTGGATGATCGACCGCCCGCGCCCCGAAACTGA
- a CDS encoding glycosyltransferase family 39 protein, whose amino-acid sequence MTDPSLDPMLPPRPIGESSDEPEAARLHGGETTLESLAETRILHDTAEEKEAESPRTVDIGLEPMLPPRPPVESPERPAVRPQVAPPIELEPLVLPHRSRETSLEALNAESDEERHHGDEGTSWLAPFLLMLCLAAFHVIANLWWLHQDNHPIRTDEEGHMLFARQYHEVLFVRDYPDPVRRLIAVSQIRPGIPAHPPLFQLLGALMIEIFGYSPDTIAATSTVMFVLLLFGCYALARTFLLPWQSLFAVFVVSMTPIVFASSRFFMTDFGSAVIAVWSIFALVKSQGLRHPGWVLLFAVLSGLGILTRTVTFAYFLVPAILTGLAGIAATLRREPWEPGWGTLAVNVAMALVVTVGIFAPWYCANLEPFYDYWSNKEISGTRGPLTNFAPPPPVNAANAAPDAPPTLMADQSTYARIVRTVSEKAANPPVAWIRYPVYLVNDGLFAVLAGLALLGMLIAPLRAQFRAFPLACFYFWILGSWGFFSVIIRSATPRYGLPVAPALALFAALAILALPGRWIRMTAAALLSVVLLFQYALLTIQPMGPKARLDIPVTFPQDKAHYFADPGLVVFKDNLALGFSYARLGAPEKENYQERLILAMLKHEKELPVRTGQFANYQKLNARGLEFYERHYWPGDNPYRLPSLAPADVPERRLTMIHMGTEPEQLLPRLGETDYIIFEAPAAKQEIATGYQAFFESRGYSLIESFDVPEFGWVPAARYGVLARKLQGDLVPVTAESIAAMDLYDIHALKYSADFQRLSPELRDLAQRTFTNKLQAVATPFQLNEAVTFMAADTTRVDTTTYRVRMVFQVDKALDRNWRMLFHGFVSPENLSKLPADKQAQGYMDWNFDPQPPATEWVPGDFVILTNQIVAEPLQWQFKFGLFQGDVLFGRTGLLKVMDLGAM is encoded by the coding sequence GTGACCGATCCCTCGCTTGACCCGATGCTACCGCCCCGCCCTATCGGAGAATCCTCCGACGAGCCGGAGGCGGCGCGGCTCCACGGGGGAGAAACTACATTGGAATCCCTGGCCGAAACCCGCATTCTCCACGATACGGCGGAGGAGAAGGAGGCCGAATCCCCTAGAACGGTGGACATCGGACTGGAGCCAATGCTGCCACCGCGCCCCCCCGTGGAATCCCCCGAGCGGCCCGCGGTACGACCACAAGTGGCCCCCCCGATTGAACTGGAGCCCCTGGTGCTCCCGCACCGTTCCCGGGAGACTTCGCTGGAGGCGCTGAACGCGGAAAGCGATGAGGAGCGGCACCATGGCGACGAAGGCACGAGCTGGCTGGCGCCCTTCCTGCTCATGCTCTGCCTGGCCGCCTTCCACGTAATAGCGAATCTCTGGTGGCTCCACCAGGACAACCACCCCATCCGCACCGATGAAGAAGGGCACATGCTCTTCGCACGGCAATACCACGAGGTGCTCTTCGTGCGGGACTATCCCGATCCCGTCCGCCGTCTCATCGCCGTATCCCAGATACGCCCCGGAATCCCCGCGCACCCGCCCCTTTTCCAATTGCTGGGCGCGCTGATGATCGAAATCTTTGGCTACAGCCCGGATACCATCGCCGCCACGAGCACCGTCATGTTCGTGCTGCTCCTGTTCGGCTGCTATGCCCTCGCGCGAACGTTTCTCCTTCCGTGGCAGAGCCTCTTCGCGGTCTTTGTCGTGAGCATGACACCCATTGTATTCGCCTCGTCCCGCTTTTTCATGACGGACTTCGGCTCCGCCGTCATCGCGGTCTGGTCGATCTTCGCGCTGGTGAAGAGCCAGGGTCTCCGGCACCCGGGCTGGGTGCTGCTTTTCGCCGTGCTCAGCGGGCTTGGGATCCTCACGCGCACCGTGACCTTTGCGTATTTCCTCGTCCCCGCTATCCTGACCGGCCTGGCAGGCATCGCGGCCACGCTCCGCCGCGAGCCCTGGGAGCCCGGATGGGGAACCCTCGCCGTGAATGTCGCCATGGCCCTCGTGGTGACCGTGGGCATTTTCGCCCCATGGTACTGCGCCAATCTCGAACCCTTCTACGACTATTGGTCCAACAAGGAAATCTCGGGCACGCGCGGCCCCCTGACCAACTTCGCACCGCCCCCCCCGGTCAACGCCGCGAATGCGGCGCCGGATGCGCCCCCCACGCTGATGGCCGATCAAAGCACCTATGCCCGTATCGTCCGGACCGTATCTGAAAAGGCCGCAAACCCGCCGGTGGCCTGGATCCGCTATCCCGTCTACCTGGTCAACGACGGGCTCTTCGCCGTACTCGCGGGACTGGCGCTGCTTGGGATGCTCATCGCGCCGCTCCGGGCGCAGTTTCGCGCCTTTCCGCTGGCGTGCTTCTATTTCTGGATTCTGGGCAGTTGGGGCTTCTTCTCCGTCATTATTCGTTCCGCCACCCCGCGCTATGGCCTGCCGGTGGCCCCGGCCCTCGCCCTCTTCGCCGCCCTCGCCATTCTGGCCCTGCCCGGACGCTGGATACGCATGACGGCCGCGGCGCTCCTGAGTGTCGTGCTGCTGTTTCAATATGCCCTGCTTACCATCCAACCCATGGGGCCCAAAGCGCGCCTGGACATCCCCGTTACCTTTCCCCAGGACAAGGCCCACTACTTCGCCGATCCAGGCCTGGTCGTATTCAAAGACAACCTCGCCCTGGGCTTTTCCTACGCGCGCCTGGGCGCGCCGGAGAAGGAAAACTATCAGGAGCGCCTGATCCTGGCCATGCTGAAGCACGAGAAGGAACTCCCCGTGCGTACGGGGCAGTTCGCCAACTATCAAAAACTGAACGCGCGCGGCCTGGAGTTTTACGAGCGCCACTACTGGCCGGGGGACAACCCCTATCGCCTGCCTTCCCTCGCCCCGGCGGATGTCCCCGAGCGGCGCCTGACCATGATCCACATGGGCACGGAGCCGGAACAGCTCCTGCCGCGGCTTGGCGAAACGGACTACATCATCTTTGAGGCCCCCGCGGCAAAGCAGGAAATTGCGACGGGTTATCAGGCCTTCTTCGAGTCGCGGGGCTATTCCTTGATAGAAAGTTTTGACGTGCCCGAATTTGGCTGGGTACCCGCCGCGCGCTATGGCGTGCTCGCGCGCAAGCTTCAAGGCGATCTGGTGCCCGTCACGGCGGAATCCATCGCCGCCATGGATCTCTACGATATTCACGCGCTGAAATACTCCGCGGACTTTCAACGCCTTTCACCGGAACTCCGGGACCTGGCGCAGCGCACCTTCACGAACAAGCTGCAGGCGGTGGCGACTCCATTCCAGTTGAATGAAGCCGTGACCTTCATGGCGGCCGATACGACCCGCGTCGATACGACAACCTATCGCGTCCGCATGGTGTTCCAGGTGGACAAGGCCCTGGATCGAAACTGGCGCATGCTTTTCCACGGTTTTGTGTCACCGGAAAACCTTTCGAAACTGCCCGCCGACAAACAGGCCCAGGGCTATATGGACTGGAACTTCGATCCCCAGCCACCCGCGACCGAATGGGTGCCGGGCGACTTTGTCATTCTGACAAACCAGATCGTGGCCGAGCCCCTCCAATGGCAATTCAAATTCGGACTCTTCCAGGGCGACGTACTCTTTGGCCGGACCGGTCTCTTGAAGGTCATGGATCTCGGGGCGATGTAG
- a CDS encoding type IV pilus twitching motility protein PilT, with the protein MAMTVEQLMQDALDKNASDIHLKEGNPPILRIDGELVRLEDQPVLTEEDLQEMLTQIASPADIVKFQKVMELDNSYFYEGKARFRINVCKDDGDTRIVMRLIPLIIKTMEELKLPTVLKKLCVLKNGLVLVTGPTGSGKSTTLAALINDINTERPDHIITVEDPVEFLHKDKRAIVTQREIGHDTLSFANALRGALRQDPDVILIGEMRDAETVRTALASAETGHLVFSTLHTVDAVETLNRVIDFFEPHQQLQIRKQLASVLRGVVSQRILPLATGHGRCVAAEVLLGTRTVRDFIEKGKSFKDIVQLIEEGNDQYGMQTFDQALYDLWKEQKITAEVALLNATSQKDLKLRMQGMSVK; encoded by the coding sequence ATGGCCATGACAGTGGAACAGTTGATGCAGGACGCCCTGGATAAGAATGCGTCGGATATCCACTTGAAAGAGGGAAATCCGCCCATCCTGCGCATCGACGGCGAACTGGTGCGCCTGGAGGACCAGCCCGTGCTCACCGAAGAGGACCTCCAGGAGATGCTGACGCAAATTGCGTCGCCCGCCGACATCGTGAAGTTCCAGAAGGTCATGGAACTGGACAATTCCTATTTCTATGAAGGAAAAGCCCGATTCCGCATCAACGTCTGCAAGGACGACGGCGACACGCGCATCGTCATGCGACTGATCCCCCTCATCATCAAGACCATGGAAGAGTTGAAACTCCCGACCGTGCTGAAAAAGCTCTGCGTGCTGAAGAATGGCCTTGTACTCGTCACCGGCCCGACCGGTAGCGGCAAATCCACCACGCTCGCGGCCCTCATTAACGACATCAACACCGAACGGCCCGACCACATCATCACCGTGGAAGACCCGGTGGAATTCCTCCACAAGGACAAGCGCGCCATCGTCACCCAGCGCGAAATCGGACACGACACTCTCTCTTTCGCCAACGCGCTGCGCGGCGCGCTGCGCCAGGATCCCGACGTGATTCTCATCGGCGAAATGCGCGATGCGGAAACGGTGCGCACCGCACTCGCCTCCGCCGAAACGGGCCACCTGGTGTTCTCCACCCTCCACACCGTGGACGCCGTGGAAACGCTGAACCGCGTCATTGACTTTTTCGAGCCCCACCAACAGTTGCAGATCCGGAAGCAGCTCGCCTCCGTGCTGCGCGGCGTGGTTTCCCAGCGCATTCTCCCCCTGGCCACGGGCCACGGACGCTGCGTGGCCGCCGAAGTGCTCCTGGGCACGCGCACGGTGCGTGACTTCATCGAAAAGGGCAAATCCTTCAAGGATATCGTACAGTTGATCGAAGAAGGCAACGACCAGTACGGCATGCAGACCTTCGACCAGGCGCTATACGACCTGTGGAAGGAACAGAAGATTACCGCGGAAGTCGCCCTGCTCAATGCCACCAGCCAGAAGGACCTCAAACTGCGTATGCAGGGCATGTCGGTGAAGTAA